The following nucleotide sequence is from Bacteroidota bacterium.
AGTCAATTGCACCTTAATCTATAAATTGGAACAAGCTGATCATAGCTGATATTCACAAGACTTTCTTTGTTTCCCTGCCCGACCGCAGGCGGGGTTTCTTTGGTCACAAAGAAATGAAAGGAAAACTGTGATCTAAATTTACAAGCATGGTTTAATAATTAGAATATGACATTTAAACAAATTATCACAAACGCCAATTTGTTACCAGAATTATGAAGTATGACATGGTCGCAGGCGGGCTTATGGCGAAAGAATTGAATACTATTCCAATTGATACCCCGTTGCTCTGCGGCGGGGAGTTTCATTATAAGTTAATTTCAGCTTTTTAGCCTTATAATAAATTACGGCTTTGTATTTACTTAATAAATCGCCCCCGATAACTCCATGTATTTTGGGAAGTCCAAGCAATGTGTATGAATCATTGATGTTAGTAAGATCAAGGATTACAGCGATGTAATTTTTGATATTTAAGTCGCCAATCTTTAGTGATTTTAGATTGAAGGCCGAACTTTTCATGGTATTGGTTCCAAGTCCGGTTGATAATTTCTCATTCGTTTCAAAATTATCGTATTCTTCAGGCAAATAATTTTTTATCAGGGTTTCATCAAAAACTGTTCGTGATGCACCGGTATCGATGATAAGATTAGCCTTTTTCCCGTTAATTTTTGCCCTGATCATCAGATGAAATCCATCATCTTCAATTGGTAATATTTCAATTGGTACGTTTGTTTGCATTTGAAAAAGTTCAGTTTCTAGAAGTTTGGATGTAGTGCATATTTTAGATAAAAATCATCAATGCAATTAACTGCCTCCTCAGCAGAATCAACAAGCTGGAAAATATCCATATCTTGTTCCCTGATATTCCCTTCACTAATAAGTTTATCTTTTATCCAATCAATTAATCCGCCCC
It contains:
- a CDS encoding retroviral-like aspartic protease family protein encodes the protein MQTNVPIEILPIEDDGFHLMIRAKINGKKANLIIDTGASRTVFDETLIKNYLPEEYDNFETNEKLSTGLGTNTMKSSAFNLKSLKIGDLNIKNYIAVILDLTNINDSYTLLGLPKIHGVIGGDLLSKYKAVIYYKAKKLKLTYNETPRRRATGYQLE